Within Pseudomonadota bacterium, the genomic segment AATCGTGGGATTCACATTGGTTACCTAAAGTTGATTGCACAAACCCGGAAGCCGCCGATTAACGACGCAGACCGAGACGGCTGATCAGCTCTTGGTAACGTGATGGATCTTTGCGTTTCACGTAATCGAGAAGTTTCCGGCGCTGGCTGACCAGTTTCAATAGCCCGCGGCGGGAATGGTGATCATGTTTGTGTTGCGCGAAATGACCCGTGAGATGTTCAATACGTTGGGTCAACAACGCGACTTGAACTTCCGGGGAACCGGTATCGCCGGCACCGCGCTGGTACTGTTGTACGATTTCGGCTTTTTGTTGTGTATCAAGTGACATAGTAAAGTGACTCCTAGCTGGGCATCCTCATCTCTATCAGGGGGGCAATTCTAGCTTTCGCTGAGGACGTAAACAAGCGATCTTTCAGAATAATTGGGCTTTATTTAAGCTTTTTTATTGGACATCAGGCGCCGGGGCGCCACCCGACCATCGATGAGCATATCACCCATCCCTAAAAACTCGGATTGGGGACCGTAAACACGAACCCAACCCTGATCAGGCGCTTTGGGCACCAGCACCGGGTTGCCACGAGAAAGGCTGAAGGCGCCCTCCATGGTCAGTGAAACGGCTGGCCATTGCTGTAGTGCGCTGTCCAGAGGCAACAATAGACCATCCAAAGCCTCGATGCCCTCTTGAGCGAGGTTTTCAAGTTCCGAAAGCGTATGAAGGGCTTCATCGCAATAGGGGCCGACCGCAAGACGGCGAAGCGCGACAACATGACCGCAGGTTCCCATCGCCTTGGCAATATCCTCGGCCAACGTGCGCACGTAAGTGCCTTTCGAGCAGCGCACTGTCAAATCGGCTTCAACGCCGGACTGCTCAACCAGATCGAGCTGATGAATCGTCACCTGACGCGGTGCCCTATCCACCTCCACCCCTTTGCGGGCCAGTTCGTAAAGCCGCTTACCCTGGTGTTTTACCGCGGAGTACATTGGTGGAATCTGCGAGATTTCACCCTCAAAATGCGGCAGCACCTCAGCCAGTCGCGACAGGGTTTGCTCGTCTGTGGGGCCTGTTTCGATACCCTCGCCCTCAGCATCGCCCGTACTGGTGCGTACGCCGAAATGGATTCTGACGGTATAGATCTTGTCCGCATCCAACAGAAACGCGGAAATCTTGGTGGCCTGACCCAAGCAAATCGGCAACATTCCACTGGCGAGGGGGTCAAGGTTACCGGTATGCCCCGCCTTCGCCGCGTCATATAAGCGTTTCACTTTTTGCAAAGCGGCATTTGAGGACAACCCAACAGGTTTATCAAACAACAAAATGCCACTAACAGGGCGACCTTTCTTTCGTCTTGCCATCGGGGCGAGTCAGCTCCAAATCCGGATCTTATTCAAAGAAGGTTTTCTCGTGCGAGCAAACGGACAGATCAACCGCCGGAGAGAGATCAGTGATCACCATCCTGATGGTCGACGTCTTTGGCGCGGGCCATCTCGATCAGGCGATCCATGTGTTGGCCCTGATCGAGGATGTCGTCGTAGAAGAAGTGGAGAGACGGAACCGTTCGGGTGCTCAGTCGGCGACCAAGCAAGCCCCGGAGAAAACCCGCAGCGGCGCTCAGTATCGCCAACCGCTCCGCTTGGCCCTCAGTGTTACCCAAGAACGACACATACACCTTGGCGTGAGACAAGTCCTTCGAAACCCGCACGTCGGTGATGGTAACCGGTCCGAGACGGGGATCTTTGACCTCGTTTCGGACCAACTCGCTCAGCTCACGACGCACCTGCTCCGCGACACGGGCCGTTCTGGGATATTCCTTTGGCACCTTAACGCATCTCCGTCAGGCTGCAACCTCGATCCGTTCATAGACCTCGATCTGATCACCCGCCTTCACGTCATTGTAGTTCTTCACGGCGATACCGCATTCGGTTCCCGCCCGGACTTCATTGACGTCGTCCTTGAATCGGCGCAGCGACTCCAGTTCACCCTCGTAGATGACCACGTTATCGCGCAGGACACGAATCGGGTTGTAACGTTTAACCACGCCCTCGACCACCAGACAGCCGGCGACTGCGCCCATCTTCGATGAACGGAACACATCGCGGACTTCAGCCAAGCCGATGATTTGTTCCTTGATGGTCGGCGCCATCAGCCCGGTGATGGCGTTTTTAACTTCATCCAGGGCTTCGTAAATCACGCTGTAATAGCGGACGTCTACCCCTTCATCGGCGATCAAACGTCTTGCGGTACCATCGGCACGGACGTTAAAACCGATAATGATGGCTTGAGACGCCACAGCCAAGTGAATATCCGACTCGGTAATACCGCCCACACCGCCGGCGACGATATTGACTTTGACCTCG encodes:
- the rpsO gene encoding 30S ribosomal protein S15 translates to MSLDTQQKAEIVQQYQRGAGDTGSPEVQVALLTQRIEHLTGHFAQHKHDHHSRRGLLKLVSQRRKLLDYVKRKDPSRYQELISRLGLRR
- the truB gene encoding tRNA pseudouridine(55) synthase TruB produces the protein MARRKKGRPVSGILLFDKPVGLSSNAALQKVKRLYDAAKAGHTGNLDPLASGMLPICLGQATKISAFLLDADKIYTVRIHFGVRTSTGDAEGEGIETGPTDEQTLSRLAEVLPHFEGEISQIPPMYSAVKHQGKRLYELARKGVEVDRAPRQVTIHQLDLVEQSGVEADLTVRCSKGTYVRTLAEDIAKAMGTCGHVVALRRLAVGPYCDEALHTLSELENLAQEGIEALDGLLLPLDSALQQWPAVSLTMEGAFSLSRGNPVLVPKAPDQGWVRVYGPQSEFLGMGDMLIDGRVAPRRLMSNKKA
- the rbfA gene encoding 30S ribosome-binding factor RbfA; the protein is MPKEYPRTARVAEQVRRELSELVRNEVKDPRLGPVTITDVRVSKDLSHAKVYVSFLGNTEGQAERLAILSAAAGFLRGLLGRRLSTRTVPSLHFFYDDILDQGQHMDRLIEMARAKDVDHQDGDH